A window of Nodosilinea sp. PGN35 contains these coding sequences:
- a CDS encoding NHLP bacteriocin export ABC transporter permease/ATPase subunit, which translates to MLTTHTPITSPLHSLRSNEPLFLDDPQTCWRVETGTLALFTVSVQSAELTSRRRYLFSVKPGALLFPAALLGQETPCQLMTMPLEAVSLRPISLATLTDELADRRTAATTLVTLETWVHRLGAALSDTVSARLATPVEASGLLSPGEVYQPPQGGITWLRLLAGEGRLLGLEHLTLTPAVGPIPLSGHLWVQATAMVELEVGLPQGRRSPDAIVTGLGHLQSFVLRGIQHLEAQQQAQDYQRFEARTRLNAQAVSQTLTQLAGVFEPAAAVQEPQERPSEDALLVAAGAVGRALGIAIQPPAQSEDLRRVRDPLEAIARSSQIRTRQVALRDDWWRRDGGPLLAYAREDGRPLALLPVGATRYEVVDPQRGTRGPCDRAVAEGISPTAHTFYRPLPYQLKPVQLLQFALQGHRQELVVVAVASIAATLLGMVTPQATGILIDQAIPNADQTLLVQIAFALLATTFGATLFQLTQGIALMRIESFADSSTQAAVWDRLLKLKTSFFRGYSIGDLSARVSSISQIRQRLGNTLLKSLFSSLFSLLNLGLLFYYSVPLALIAAGVALLNMAVTVVSGVLTLKKIRPLHDQQGKLFGMMVQMINGVAKFRVSGAETRAFAYWGRQYSQELRLTLASEGIEDNLTVINNLLAALTPAVLFAFATGMIQQSQAGDGGFSTGTFLAFNAAFGTFIGGATSLSSTVIDVLDVLPIWQRAEPILAAQPEVDPHKADPGRISGQVTVSNVGFRYRSDGDLILDGVTLAIEPGEFVALVGPSGSGKSTLFRLLLGFDAPEVGTVYFDGQDMAGLDLNALRRQFGVVLQTSRLMSASIFENIASSARITMEEAWEAAQMAGLADDILSMPMGMHTVVSEGGTNLSGGQRQRLLIARALALRPRILLFDEATSALDNRTQAIVSESLERLRVTRIVVAHRLSTIRNADRIYVLEKGRLIQQGSFEELAAEEGLFSQLIKRQQV; encoded by the coding sequence ATGCTCACCACCCACACCCCCATCACCTCCCCCCTCCACTCCCTCCGCAGCAACGAGCCCCTCTTCCTTGACGATCCTCAGACCTGCTGGCGGGTTGAAACGGGCACGCTGGCGCTGTTTACAGTCAGTGTGCAATCAGCGGAGCTGACCAGTCGGCGGCGCTACCTGTTTAGCGTTAAGCCGGGGGCGCTGCTGTTTCCGGCGGCGCTGCTGGGGCAAGAGACCCCCTGCCAGCTGATGACGATGCCGCTGGAGGCGGTGAGTTTGAGGCCAATTTCTCTGGCCACGTTGACGGATGAACTGGCCGATCGCCGCACGGCCGCAACTACCCTGGTGACCCTGGAAACCTGGGTACACCGGCTGGGGGCGGCGCTGTCAGACACCGTATCGGCGCGGCTGGCGACGCCGGTTGAGGCCAGCGGGCTGCTGTCGCCCGGAGAAGTGTATCAGCCCCCCCAGGGCGGCATTACCTGGCTGCGGCTGCTGGCTGGGGAGGGGCGACTGCTGGGGCTGGAGCATTTGACGCTGACTCCGGCGGTGGGGCCGATTCCCCTGAGTGGCCACCTCTGGGTGCAGGCGACGGCGATGGTGGAGCTGGAGGTTGGGCTGCCCCAGGGGCGGCGATCGCCAGACGCGATCGTAACCGGGCTCGGGCATCTGCAAAGCTTCGTCCTCAGGGGCATTCAGCACCTGGAAGCGCAGCAGCAGGCGCAAGACTACCAGCGGTTTGAGGCCCGCACCCGGCTGAATGCCCAGGCCGTAAGCCAGACGCTAACGCAGCTGGCGGGGGTGTTTGAGCCTGCCGCCGCCGTTCAGGAACCGCAGGAAAGGCCGTCTGAAGATGCGCTGCTGGTGGCCGCTGGGGCGGTGGGCCGGGCTCTGGGCATTGCCATTCAGCCCCCGGCCCAGTCGGAGGATTTGCGCCGGGTGCGCGATCCGCTGGAGGCGATCGCCCGTTCCTCCCAAATCCGCACCCGCCAGGTAGCTCTGCGCGACGACTGGTGGCGGCGCGACGGTGGCCCACTGCTGGCCTACGCCCGTGAGGATGGTCGCCCGCTGGCGCTGCTGCCCGTGGGGGCGACCCGCTACGAGGTGGTTGACCCCCAGCGGGGTACGCGGGGGCCGTGCGATCGGGCCGTCGCCGAGGGGATTTCCCCCACGGCCCACACCTTTTACCGCCCGCTGCCCTATCAGCTCAAGCCGGTGCAGCTGCTTCAGTTTGCGCTCCAGGGGCACCGGCAGGAACTGGTGGTGGTGGCCGTGGCCAGCATCGCTGCCACCCTGCTGGGCATGGTCACCCCCCAGGCCACGGGTATTCTGATCGACCAGGCCATCCCCAACGCCGACCAGACCCTGCTGGTGCAAATTGCCTTTGCCCTGCTGGCCACCACCTTTGGGGCCACCCTGTTTCAGCTCACCCAGGGCATTGCCCTGATGCGGATTGAGTCGTTTGCCGACAGCAGCACCCAGGCAGCCGTGTGGGACCGGCTGCTAAAGCTGAAAACCTCCTTCTTTCGCGGCTACTCCATTGGCGATTTGAGCGCTCGGGTGTCGTCCATCAGCCAGATTCGCCAGCGGTTGGGCAACACCCTGCTCAAGAGCCTGTTTTCGAGCCTATTTTCGCTGCTGAATCTGGGGCTGCTGTTTTACTACAGCGTACCCCTGGCGCTGATTGCCGCCGGGGTGGCCCTGCTCAATATGGCGGTCACCGTGGTCTCGGGGGTGCTGACTCTAAAGAAAATTCGCCCCCTCCACGACCAGCAGGGCAAGCTGTTCGGCATGATGGTGCAGATGATCAACGGCGTGGCCAAGTTTCGGGTGTCCGGGGCCGAAACCCGCGCCTTTGCCTACTGGGGCCGTCAGTACAGTCAAGAACTGCGGCTGACCCTGGCCTCGGAGGGCATTGAGGACAATTTGACCGTGATCAACAACCTGCTGGCGGCCCTCACCCCGGCGGTGCTGTTTGCCTTCGCCACCGGCATGATTCAGCAGTCGCAGGCGGGGGATGGCGGCTTTTCCACCGGCACATTTCTCGCCTTTAACGCCGCCTTTGGTACGTTCATTGGTGGGGCCACCAGCCTCAGCAGCACCGTGATTGATGTGCTCGATGTGCTGCCGATCTGGCAGCGGGCCGAACCCATTCTCGCTGCCCAGCCCGAGGTTGACCCCCACAAGGCCGACCCAGGGCGGATCTCGGGCCAGGTGACGGTGAGCAACGTGGGCTTTCGCTACCGCTCCGACGGGGATCTGATTTTAGACGGGGTCACCCTCGCCATTGAGCCGGGAGAATTTGTCGCCCTGGTCGGCCCCTCAGGGAGCGGCAAGTCGACGCTGTTTCGACTGCTGCTGGGCTTTGATGCACCGGAGGTGGGCACAGTCTACTTCGACGGGCAGGATATGGCAGGACTCGACCTCAACGCCCTGCGGCGACAGTTTGGCGTGGTGCTGCAAACCAGCCGCCTGATGTCGGCCTCAATTTTTGAAAACATCGCCAGCAGCGCCCGCATCACGATGGAAGAAGCCTGGGAGGCGGCCCAAATGGCGGGGCTGGCCGACGACATTCTCTCGATGCCGATGGGTATGCACACGGTGGTGAGTGAGGGGGGCACAAATCTCTCGGGCGGGCAGCGGCAGCGGCTGCTAATTGCCCGCGCCCTGGCCCTGCGCCCCCGCATTCTGCTGTTTGATGAAGCCACCAGCGCCCTGGATAACCGCACCCAGGCGATCGTCAGCGAAAGCCTGGAGCGGCTGCGGGTGACGCGCATTGTGGTGGCCCACCGCCTCAGCACCATTCGCAACGCCGATCGCATCTACGTGCTCGAAAAAGGTCGTTTAATTCAGCAGGGCAGCTTTGAGGAGCTGGCCGCTGAAGAGGGGTTGTTTAGCCAATTGATTAAGCGCCAGCAGGTGTAG